From a single Paraburkholderia edwinii genomic region:
- a CDS encoding sensor histidine kinase produces MSTLSSSDSSDASSASSAAFSRTRAPDIGRRWHATTFRLLSVYGLIFAVSVMLLLGFMSWVVTGEMERQNDLVMDWQLTYFGAIPRAELAETIGHRLERERMHAAYYGLFRADGEHLAGDITRLPAGIPTDRKGVTLDRTLPLAGAQTAPVVRAMAVRRRDGDVLLVARDLTHIIRIRDTILNALLLSSGLCLAAGVAGGLALGMRQMRRVREIRRVTQLIAQGDLNQRLPVGGRDELDMLSHLVNHMLDEVERLMTEVKGACDGIAHDLRTPLAHVRSLLAHIDESARGASGDRQTHVWMPMLERARQETDQLLDRFRAMLRISEIGSLKRRGGFAEIHLDALVRDVCELYEPLAESRSISLSVEATAVQVVHGDRALLFEALSNLLDNALKFTPAGGAVCVKLAQMRDGPQVDVIDNGPGIPVGERHAVMQRFYRGEHTRHIAGSGLGLGIVSAVLRVHDFSARIGSAEPGTRVSVECWPHTLA; encoded by the coding sequence TTGAGCACGCTTTCTTCCAGTGATTCATCGGACGCCTCATCTGCGTCATCGGCGGCTTTCTCACGCACGCGCGCGCCCGATATCGGACGGCGCTGGCACGCCACGACGTTCCGTCTGCTATCGGTCTACGGGCTGATTTTTGCGGTATCGGTCATGCTGTTGCTCGGCTTTATGAGCTGGGTCGTGACCGGTGAAATGGAGCGGCAGAACGACCTCGTGATGGACTGGCAGCTCACCTATTTTGGCGCGATACCGCGTGCCGAGCTGGCCGAGACGATCGGACACCGGCTCGAGCGCGAACGCATGCATGCCGCGTATTACGGTCTGTTTCGCGCGGACGGCGAGCATCTGGCCGGCGACATCACGAGGCTTCCGGCGGGCATACCGACTGACCGCAAAGGCGTCACGCTCGATCGCACGTTGCCGTTGGCCGGCGCGCAAACGGCGCCGGTCGTGCGAGCGATGGCCGTCCGGCGCCGCGACGGCGACGTGCTGCTGGTCGCGCGCGACCTCACGCATATCATCCGCATTCGCGACACGATACTGAACGCGCTGCTGTTGAGCAGCGGCCTTTGTCTCGCGGCCGGTGTGGCGGGCGGGCTTGCGCTCGGCATGCGCCAAATGCGGCGCGTGCGTGAAATCCGCCGCGTTACGCAACTGATCGCGCAAGGCGATCTGAACCAGCGCTTGCCGGTCGGCGGCCGCGACGAGCTCGACATGCTGTCGCATCTCGTCAACCACATGCTCGACGAAGTCGAGCGCCTGATGACGGAAGTGAAAGGCGCCTGCGACGGCATTGCCCACGACCTGCGCACGCCGCTCGCCCATGTCCGGTCCTTGCTCGCGCATATCGACGAAAGTGCGCGCGGCGCGAGCGGAGACAGGCAAACGCATGTCTGGATGCCGATGCTCGAGCGCGCGCGACAAGAAACCGACCAGCTGCTCGACCGCTTCCGCGCGATGCTGCGCATTTCGGAAATCGGCTCGCTCAAACGGCGCGGCGGTTTTGCGGAAATTCATCTCGATGCGCTCGTGCGCGATGTCTGCGAGCTCTATGAACCGTTGGCCGAGAGCCGTTCGATTTCGCTCAGCGTTGAGGCCACGGCGGTTCAGGTCGTGCATGGCGATCGCGCGCTGCTGTTCGAAGCACTGAGCAATCTGCTCGACAACGCGCTGAAATTCACGCCGGCTGGCGGCGCGGTGTGCGTCAAGCTTGCGCAGATGCGCGACGGTCCGCAAGTCGACGTGATCGACAACGGGCCCGGCATTCCGGTCGGGGAACGCCATGCGGTCATGCAGCGCTTCTATCGCGGCGAGCATACGCGGCATATCGCGGGCTCGGGCCTCGGACTCGGCATCGTGTCGGCGGTGCTGAGGGTGCACGATTTTTCCGCGCGCATCGGCAGTGCCGAGCCCGGCACGCGCGTGAGCGTCGAATGCTGGCCGCACACGCTCGCATGA
- a CDS encoding LacI family DNA-binding transcriptional regulator, with amino-acid sequence MVTLAEVARHAQVTAATVSNVLRNPQKVRPATVDRVMAAVRELGYRPNLTARALAEGRTSTLALMLSNISNPFYPEFVLEAEAAARRHGYFLLVCNTDDNPSIARAYLDKIAGTLASGVIVMNTDVSVDELAGIAARGSTLVLCMWEGAKTSRALPCVTVDYAYAGALAADHLADLGHRRIGTLLGEGSGGPQSLRLKGFVDTLAARGIDTTALRAASCRDSIEGGYEAARTLLAAHPQLTALFATNDLMAIGAIQAATDSGRQVPHDLSVIGLTNIHLAHQFRPALTTVRFPTASIASIAVALTIDRIEGRKAKRDAYKVPLPELVVRDSTAPVTRRARRK; translated from the coding sequence ATGGTGACGCTCGCCGAAGTCGCGCGTCACGCGCAGGTGACCGCGGCCACCGTCTCGAACGTGCTGCGCAATCCACAGAAAGTGCGGCCCGCTACCGTCGACCGTGTCATGGCAGCGGTGCGCGAACTCGGCTACCGGCCGAACCTGACCGCGCGCGCGCTCGCCGAAGGCCGCACCTCGACGCTCGCGCTGATGCTGTCGAATATTTCGAATCCGTTCTACCCGGAGTTCGTGCTCGAAGCGGAGGCTGCGGCACGCCGCCACGGCTATTTCCTGCTGGTTTGCAATACTGACGATAACCCTTCGATCGCGCGCGCGTATCTCGACAAGATCGCCGGCACGCTCGCATCCGGCGTGATCGTGATGAACACCGATGTCAGCGTGGACGAACTCGCGGGCATTGCCGCGCGCGGTTCGACGCTCGTGCTATGCATGTGGGAAGGCGCCAAGACATCGCGAGCGCTGCCGTGCGTGACAGTCGACTACGCGTATGCGGGCGCGCTGGCAGCCGATCATCTCGCGGATCTTGGGCACCGGCGCATCGGGACGTTGCTCGGCGAAGGATCGGGTGGACCGCAGTCGCTGCGGCTAAAGGGATTTGTCGATACGCTTGCCGCGCGCGGCATCGATACGACCGCATTGCGTGCCGCGTCATGCCGCGATTCGATCGAAGGCGGCTATGAAGCGGCGCGCACGCTGCTTGCCGCGCATCCGCAACTGACCGCGCTGTTCGCGACGAACGACCTGATGGCGATCGGCGCGATTCAGGCGGCTACCGACAGCGGCCGGCAGGTGCCGCACGATCTGTCCGTGATCGGCCTGACCAATATTCACCTGGCGCATCAATTCCGGCCGGCGCTGACAACGGTGCGTTTTCCGACTGCCTCTATTGCATCGATTGCGGTCGCACTGACGATCGACCGCATCGAGGGTCGCAAAGCGAAGCGCGATGCGTACAAAGTACCGCTGCCCGAACTCGTGGTTCGCGATTCGACCGCACCGGTGACGCGTCGCGCACGCCGCAAATAG
- a CDS encoding efflux transporter outer membrane subunit produces the protein MHAPAARSAIALVAALALNACSLAPPYQVPPTAIPTSFKESGPWQLARPADRIPRDGWWKVFDDTQLSALETRVDAANPDVAAAVARHDKAEALVDQTRAGLFPTIGANLDATRARQSDRRPLRGANEPDDFYSNTFALSADFDLDLWGRVRNQVKAGVANAQASADDLASLQLDLQANLADDYFMLRGFDEQQQLLADAVDTYRRALALTVSRHNGGIASGLDVSRARTQLQMALAAADDTSARRALLEHAIATLTGTPASSFALAPDTTRSRLPSVPTGVPAVLLQRRPDIAAAERRVAAANAQIGVAKAAYYPDISLGATAGYQTSVLSPWFIAPNEIWSIGPNLALTLFDAGRRRAVTREARAQLAQNGAQYKATVLLAFQQVEDNLALLHHLGDESVHDDDALDAAQRTLKLATSRYKDGVVSYLDVVTAQTTALDTQIASSDLYTRRLTASVGLIQALGGGWQNGSGSGSGGAQDAPMAHDARATQTSAPHAAAG, from the coding sequence TTGCATGCCCCGGCCGCGCGAAGCGCCATCGCGCTTGTCGCCGCGCTTGCCTTGAACGCGTGCTCGCTTGCGCCGCCGTATCAGGTCCCGCCCACCGCGATCCCGACCTCGTTCAAGGAAAGCGGCCCGTGGCAGCTGGCCCGCCCCGCCGACCGCATACCCCGCGACGGCTGGTGGAAAGTCTTCGACGACACGCAACTAAGCGCGCTGGAAACGCGCGTCGATGCCGCCAATCCTGACGTGGCCGCTGCCGTTGCGCGCCATGACAAGGCCGAAGCGCTGGTCGACCAGACCCGCGCCGGCCTCTTTCCGACGATCGGCGCCAATCTCGACGCGACACGCGCGCGGCAATCGGACCGCCGCCCGCTGCGCGGTGCAAACGAACCCGACGACTTCTATTCGAACACGTTCGCGCTCAGCGCCGATTTCGATCTCGACCTGTGGGGCCGAGTGCGCAACCAGGTAAAGGCCGGCGTTGCGAACGCCCAGGCGAGCGCGGACGATCTCGCGTCGCTGCAGCTCGACCTGCAGGCCAACCTCGCCGACGACTACTTCATGCTGCGCGGCTTCGACGAACAGCAGCAACTGCTCGCCGATGCGGTCGACACGTACCGCCGCGCGCTTGCGCTGACGGTCAGCCGGCACAACGGCGGCATCGCGTCGGGGCTCGATGTGTCACGCGCGCGCACGCAGCTGCAAATGGCGCTCGCCGCCGCCGACGATACGAGCGCGCGGCGCGCCCTGCTCGAACATGCGATCGCCACCCTGACCGGCACGCCCGCCTCGAGCTTCGCGCTTGCGCCCGATACGACGCGTTCGCGGTTGCCGTCCGTGCCGACCGGCGTGCCCGCTGTGCTGCTGCAACGGCGCCCCGACATCGCGGCCGCGGAACGCCGCGTCGCGGCCGCCAACGCGCAAATTGGCGTAGCAAAAGCCGCGTACTACCCCGACATTTCGCTCGGTGCGACCGCAGGCTATCAAACCAGCGTGCTGTCGCCGTGGTTTATCGCGCCCAACGAAATCTGGTCAATCGGCCCGAACCTTGCGCTCACGCTATTCGACGCGGGACGCCGCCGCGCGGTGACGCGCGAAGCGCGCGCGCAGCTCGCGCAGAACGGCGCGCAATACAAGGCGACGGTGCTGCTCGCGTTCCAGCAGGTCGAAGACAATCTCGCGCTGCTTCATCATCTCGGCGACGAATCGGTCCACGACGACGATGCGCTCGACGCCGCGCAACGCACGTTGAAGCTCGCGACTTCGCGCTACAAGGATGGGGTGGTGAGCTATCTCGATGTGGTCACCGCGCAGACGACGGCGCTCGATACGCAGATCGCGTCGTCGGACCTCTATACGCGCCGGCTCACGGCGTCGGTCGGGTTGATCCAGGCGCTCGGCGGCGGGTGGCAAAACGGCAGCGGCAGCGGCAGCGGCGGCGCGCAGGACGCACCGATGGCCCACGATGCACGCGCGACGCAGACCTCCGCACCGCACGCCGCCGCAGGATGA
- a CDS encoding DUF4148 domain-containing protein: MKASIRTLIAIATLASSTAVFAQTYNEAPLQQQKQQQQAQSQQNSASTQVPQWIAPNTAYEGKTRAQVYAELVEAQRDGQIAYLNKTVYAHH; this comes from the coding sequence ATGAAGGCAAGCATCAGGACATTGATCGCGATCGCAACACTCGCTTCGAGCACGGCTGTTTTCGCACAGACGTATAACGAAGCGCCACTTCAACAACAGAAGCAACAGCAGCAAGCTCAATCGCAACAGAACTCCGCCAGCACGCAGGTTCCGCAATGGATCGCACCCAACACCGCATACGAGGGTAAGACGCGTGCCCAGGTGTACGCCGAACTCGTCGAAGCGCAGCGCGACGGACAGATCGCGTATCTGAACAAAACGGTGTACGCACATCACTGA
- a CDS encoding porin, which translates to MMKIPSGKYWIAALVLGSLIDAAHADDSDSVTLYGVMDVAVGVVEHSANASSSFPTTVNPVSKVSTQFQNPVYGLFNGGISDSRWGIRGNENLGGGLNAFFDLESGFNAQSGQLNNAAASLTGNKNTVAAASALNGQLFNRDAYIGLRDGKFGSVEFGRSTTFGFDVITAYDPLFQSQLFSPLGFSGSYSSGGITEGSRTDNNIKYTNHVGDFNFGLSYSFGGVAGHFGDGSTFGAVAGYQNNAFGIQATYYEARDIVHSGALVGANAIDSPLIGTNVGALSLNDDYDYMIAARYVLGNATLKGGYERFVIKPPSDPVTPGTTVNYFGFTGALGNTTTTTATNVYFFGGDYQFTPTFDVAAGIYDTQTEQSQGVLGGNQWQYSLLADYHFTRRTDVYAGYMFSKFNGAAFNGFQSTNYILATGIRTLF; encoded by the coding sequence ATGATGAAAATACCGAGCGGGAAGTACTGGATTGCCGCCCTCGTGCTCGGATCGCTGATCGATGCCGCACACGCGGACGACAGCGACAGCGTCACGCTTTACGGGGTCATGGACGTCGCGGTGGGGGTGGTCGAACATAGTGCGAATGCAAGTTCTTCGTTTCCGACCACGGTGAATCCTGTCAGCAAGGTCAGCACCCAGTTTCAGAATCCTGTCTACGGCCTCTTCAACGGCGGCATTTCCGATTCGCGGTGGGGCATACGCGGCAACGAAAATCTCGGCGGCGGATTGAATGCGTTCTTCGATCTCGAATCGGGCTTCAATGCACAGTCAGGTCAGTTGAATAACGCGGCCGCCTCGCTGACGGGTAATAAAAATACGGTAGCGGCAGCATCGGCGCTCAACGGCCAGCTATTCAACCGCGACGCTTACATCGGACTGCGCGACGGCAAATTTGGTTCCGTCGAATTCGGCCGTTCGACGACCTTCGGCTTCGACGTGATCACCGCCTACGATCCGCTGTTCCAGTCGCAGCTGTTTTCGCCGCTCGGCTTTTCGGGATCCTACTCGTCGGGTGGCATTACCGAAGGATCCCGAACCGATAACAACATCAAATACACGAACCACGTCGGCGACTTCAACTTCGGCCTTTCATATAGCTTCGGCGGCGTCGCCGGCCACTTCGGCGACGGCTCGACCTTCGGCGCCGTGGCCGGCTATCAGAACAACGCATTCGGCATTCAGGCGACTTACTACGAAGCGCGCGACATCGTGCACTCGGGCGCGCTCGTCGGCGCGAATGCGATCGATAGCCCGCTCATCGGCACCAATGTCGGCGCGCTGTCGCTCAACGACGACTACGACTATATGATCGCCGCCCGCTACGTGCTCGGCAATGCGACGCTCAAAGGCGGCTACGAACGCTTCGTGATCAAGCCGCCGAGCGACCCGGTGACGCCCGGCACGACGGTGAATTACTTCGGCTTTACAGGCGCGCTCGGCAACACCACGACGACGACCGCCACCAACGTCTACTTCTTCGGCGGCGACTACCAGTTCACGCCGACCTTCGACGTCGCGGCCGGCATCTACGATACGCAAACCGAGCAGTCGCAAGGCGTGCTGGGCGGCAACCAGTGGCAGTACTCGCTGCTGGCCGACTATCACTTCACGCGGCGCACGGACGTGTACGCCGGATACATGTTCTCGAAGTTCAATGGCGCGGCCTTCAATGGCTTTCAATCGACAAACTATATTCTTGCGACCGGCATACGCACTTTGTTCTGA
- a CDS encoding carbohydrate ABC transporter permease, with translation MSTTLSNHAASASRVRRKGQSPLNRRRNHAALMFLLPGALIFAIYVVYPVLSSIVLSFYNWDGMTPRSFVGFANYAELIQTDTFYVALKNNVLWLVLFLLAPPIGLAFALYLNQNVRGIRLVKSLFFAPFVLPGVVVGLVFSWFYDPTFGLLRLIIGHGIPVLGDPRYVTYGIIFAALWPQIPFCMILYLTGLTGINSEIIEAARMEGAQGFKLLWHIILPQLRPATFMAFVLTVIGALRSFDLISVMSGGGPFDSSTVLAYYMYDQAIKYYREGYSAAIAVVLFLIMLAFIVWQLRRLVRSES, from the coding sequence ATGTCCACCACGCTCTCCAATCACGCCGCAAGCGCAAGCCGCGTTCGCCGCAAAGGCCAGTCGCCGCTGAACCGGCGGCGCAATCACGCGGCGCTGATGTTTCTGTTGCCCGGCGCGCTGATCTTCGCGATTTACGTTGTCTACCCGGTGCTGAGCAGCATCGTGCTCAGCTTCTACAACTGGGATGGCATGACGCCGCGTAGCTTTGTCGGCTTCGCAAACTACGCGGAGCTGATTCAGACCGATACGTTTTATGTGGCGCTGAAGAATAACGTGCTGTGGCTCGTACTCTTTCTTCTCGCGCCGCCGATCGGTCTTGCGTTCGCGCTTTATCTGAACCAGAACGTGCGCGGCATACGGCTCGTGAAGTCGTTATTTTTTGCACCGTTCGTGCTGCCGGGCGTCGTGGTCGGCCTGGTGTTCAGCTGGTTTTACGACCCGACGTTCGGCCTGCTGAGGCTCATCATCGGCCACGGCATACCGGTGCTTGGCGACCCGCGCTATGTGACGTACGGCATTATCTTCGCGGCGCTGTGGCCGCAAATACCCTTTTGCATGATTCTCTATCTGACGGGCCTGACCGGCATCAATAGCGAAATCATCGAGGCCGCGCGCATGGAAGGCGCGCAGGGTTTCAAGCTGTTGTGGCACATCATCCTGCCGCAATTGCGGCCCGCCACGTTCATGGCCTTCGTGCTGACCGTGATCGGCGCGCTGCGCAGCTTCGATCTGATCTCGGTGATGAGCGGCGGCGGTCCATTCGACAGCTCGACCGTGCTCGCCTATTACATGTACGACCAGGCGATCAAGTACTACCGCGAAGGCTATTCGGCCGCGATCGCCGTCGTGCTGTTCCTGATCATGCTCGCCTTTATCGTCTGGCAGCTGCGCCGCCTCGTGCGCAGCGAATCGTAA
- a CDS encoding response regulator transcription factor, whose translation MRILLIATNHPEATWLHKAFRESAHSVQRVDNSRDGAFVAAHDPFDAVVALAMESGTQFDLLNALPALSAVDEAPVIIALVRGLDAGQRVRMLRAGADACLTPPYSFIEIQERITALQRMATTAPAKVMQPAQAIQATQPRQPVRTTQTSGSLPITVHLDAATRELVAGVGRVALTRREYQLLECLLRRFDAPVPRDQLIRYAWSEKEEVDPACVNLVVSRLRRKLAGRCPQVRIDTVSRFGYQLSAQA comes from the coding sequence ATGCGCATACTTTTGATTGCCACGAATCATCCGGAAGCCACATGGTTGCATAAGGCTTTTCGCGAAAGCGCGCACAGCGTGCAGCGCGTCGACAACAGCCGTGACGGCGCCTTCGTTGCCGCGCACGACCCGTTCGACGCCGTCGTCGCGCTTGCCATGGAGTCGGGCACGCAGTTCGATCTGCTGAACGCGCTGCCGGCGCTGTCGGCGGTCGACGAAGCGCCGGTCATTATCGCGCTCGTACGCGGGCTCGATGCGGGGCAGCGCGTGCGAATGCTGCGCGCGGGCGCCGACGCGTGTCTGACGCCGCCATACTCGTTCATCGAGATCCAGGAGCGGATTACGGCTTTGCAGCGGATGGCCACGACGGCGCCTGCAAAGGTGATGCAACCGGCCCAGGCAATACAGGCCACCCAACCCCGGCAACCCGTTCGAACCACGCAGACATCAGGATCGCTACCGATCACTGTGCATCTCGATGCAGCCACGCGCGAACTCGTGGCCGGCGTCGGCCGCGTCGCGCTGACAAGACGCGAGTATCAGTTGCTCGAATGCCTGCTGCGCCGCTTCGATGCGCCGGTGCCGCGCGATCAGTTGATCCGTTACGCGTGGTCGGAGAAGGAAGAGGTCGATCCCGCATGCGTGAACCTCGTCGTGTCACGCTTGCGCCGCAAGCTGGCCGGGCGCTGTCCGCAGGTGCGGATCGACACGGTGAGCCGCTTCGGCTATCAGCTGTCGGCGCAAGCGTGA
- a CDS encoding DUF4148 domain-containing protein yields the protein MKLALITLALAGATLCSPVFAQTSMAAGTNTAANTAASVAPTPTNPSPSVSQPGQWVPPYGQPQTGLTRAQVYQDLVHAEQDGQLQYLNKTLYSHG from the coding sequence ATGAAACTTGCACTGATCACCCTTGCACTCGCCGGCGCCACACTGTGCAGCCCGGTCTTCGCACAAACCTCCATGGCCGCGGGTACGAACACCGCTGCAAACACGGCCGCCAGCGTCGCGCCCACGCCGACGAATCCGTCACCCAGCGTATCGCAACCGGGCCAGTGGGTGCCGCCGTATGGCCAGCCCCAGACTGGTCTGACCCGTGCACAGGTCTATCAGGATCTCGTTCATGCCGAGCAGGACGGGCAGCTTCAGTATCTGAACAAGACGCTGTACTCGCACGGTTAA
- a CDS encoding ABC transporter substrate-binding protein: MKLKASRLLLAGIACFALGTGAYVDAATLKVNVSARGNQRAVWQSAFDQFQKANPDVDLKVTYLGEEAYKVQISGWLATDPPDVLSWHNGERMAYFAKRGLLDDLSADWQKNGWNQTYASVKPPSTYAGKQYAAPLGYDSYGFFYRKDLFQKAGIASEPKTWNEFLEDCKKLKAAGIAPIAVPAKDSWTLAAWFDYLDLRINGYQFHEQLMAGDVPYTDPRVKKVYTTWKTLIDDKYFVDNALSYDVDSVSPLLVNGKAAMMLMGTFFSAGLPDATREQMSYFRFPVIDSAVPMAEDGPVNILMIPAKAANKKDAHRLLAFMSTPEINGELAKGWGQLPSNNKAPEPQDAISKIGFQILSNTPGGVAQFYDRDMTKEMADEGMKGMQQFFNDPSQIDSVLARLEQTRKRIYHK; encoded by the coding sequence ATGAAATTGAAGGCAAGCCGCCTGCTGCTCGCGGGCATTGCATGCTTCGCTCTCGGCACCGGCGCATATGTCGACGCCGCGACGCTGAAGGTCAACGTATCCGCGCGCGGCAATCAGCGCGCCGTCTGGCAAAGCGCTTTCGACCAGTTTCAGAAAGCCAACCCCGACGTCGATCTGAAAGTGACCTATCTCGGCGAAGAAGCGTACAAGGTGCAGATTTCCGGCTGGCTCGCCACCGACCCGCCCGATGTGCTGAGCTGGCACAACGGCGAACGGATGGCGTACTTCGCCAAGCGCGGCCTGCTCGACGACCTCAGCGCGGACTGGCAGAAGAATGGCTGGAACCAGACGTACGCGTCGGTGAAACCGCCTTCAACGTATGCGGGCAAGCAGTACGCGGCGCCGCTCGGCTACGACTCGTATGGCTTCTTCTATCGCAAGGATCTGTTCCAGAAGGCCGGCATTGCGTCGGAGCCCAAAACGTGGAATGAATTCCTCGAAGACTGCAAGAAACTGAAAGCGGCCGGCATTGCGCCGATCGCCGTCCCGGCGAAAGATTCGTGGACGCTTGCGGCATGGTTCGATTATCTGGACCTGCGCATCAACGGTTACCAGTTTCACGAACAGCTGATGGCGGGCGACGTTCCCTATACCGACCCGCGCGTGAAGAAGGTCTACACGACGTGGAAAACGCTGATTGACGACAAGTACTTCGTCGATAACGCGCTGTCGTACGACGTCGATTCGGTGAGCCCGCTGCTCGTGAACGGCAAGGCCGCGATGATGCTGATGGGCACGTTCTTCTCGGCGGGCCTGCCCGACGCCACGCGCGAACAGATGAGCTACTTCCGCTTCCCTGTAATCGACTCGGCCGTGCCGATGGCCGAAGACGGTCCGGTGAACATCCTGATGATTCCGGCGAAGGCCGCGAACAAGAAGGACGCACACAGGCTGCTCGCGTTTATGTCGACGCCTGAAATCAACGGCGAACTCGCAAAAGGCTGGGGACAGCTGCCGTCGAACAACAAGGCGCCCGAGCCGCAGGACGCGATCTCAAAGATCGGCTTTCAGATTCTTTCGAACACGCCGGGCGGCGTTGCGCAGTTCTACGATCGCGACATGACGAAAGAAATGGCCGACGAAGGCATGAAGGGCATGCAGCAGTTCTTCAACGACCCGAGCCAGATCGATTCGGTCCTCGCGCGACTGGAACAGACCCGCAAGCGCATCTACCATAAGTAA
- a CDS encoding carbohydrate ABC transporter permease → MYPMPVSRWRPANRLLYKVSLPFALLLWLLPLIAVLTTSIRSSDELSAGNYWGWPQHFALVDNYRIALTQTPMLHYFMNSVLITLPAVAVSIFLASMAGHALANYRFRGNMLLLAIFVAGNFVPIQILMIPVRQLTLDLGLYNTVWGLMLFHIAFQTGFCTLFLRNFIRELPYELIEAARVEGASEWAIYARIVLPLVRPALAALGILVFTFIWNDYFWALCLTQGDDAAPITVGVAALRGQWTTAWNLVSAGSVLAALPSVLMFFAMQKHFVAGLTFGATKG, encoded by the coding sequence ATGTATCCGATGCCCGTTTCGCGCTGGCGCCCCGCTAACCGTCTGCTGTACAAGGTGTCGCTGCCGTTCGCGCTGCTGTTATGGCTGCTGCCGCTGATCGCGGTGCTGACCACGTCGATCCGCTCGAGCGACGAACTGTCCGCCGGCAATTACTGGGGCTGGCCGCAGCATTTTGCGCTGGTCGACAACTACAGGATCGCGCTCACGCAGACGCCGATGCTGCATTACTTCATGAATAGCGTGCTGATCACGTTGCCGGCGGTCGCGGTGTCGATTTTTCTGGCGTCGATGGCCGGCCACGCGCTGGCGAACTATCGCTTCCGCGGCAACATGCTGCTGCTTGCGATTTTCGTCGCGGGCAACTTCGTGCCGATCCAGATTCTGATGATTCCGGTGCGGCAGCTTACGCTCGACCTCGGGCTCTACAACACCGTCTGGGGGTTGATGCTGTTTCATATCGCATTCCAGACCGGCTTTTGCACGCTGTTTCTGCGCAATTTCATTCGCGAGCTGCCGTACGAGCTGATTGAAGCGGCGCGCGTCGAAGGCGCAAGCGAATGGGCCATCTACGCGCGTATCGTGCTGCCGCTCGTGCGTCCGGCGCTTGCCGCGCTCGGTATTCTGGTCTTCACGTTTATCTGGAACGACTACTTCTGGGCGCTGTGCCTCACGCAGGGGGACGATGCCGCGCCGATCACGGTTGGCGTCGCGGCCTTGCGCGGCCAGTGGACCACCGCGTGGAATCTCGTCTCCGCAGGTTCGGTGCTCGCCGCGCTGCCGTCGGTGCTGATGTTCTTCGCCATGCAGAAACACTTCGTCGCGGGCCTGACGTTCGGCGCGACGAAAGGTTAA
- a CDS encoding response regulator transcription factor, with protein sequence MLKVLTIEDDEIAAGEIVNELSRRGFSVHWIDNGKEGMVCALSDDYDVITLDRMLPGMDGLSILTTMRSIGVTTPVLMLSALGDVDERVRGLRAGGDDYLTKPFDPEEMVARLEVLLRRRNAPMPQSEAVLNVGPIELDLVSRKVRRDGEEIALLPTEYRVLEYMMRHAGRTITRTMLFEAVWGYHFDPGTNLIDVHMGRLRRKLDPPGARAMIHTMRGSGYMFGEEQR encoded by the coding sequence ATGTTGAAAGTGTTGACGATCGAAGATGACGAAATTGCCGCGGGCGAGATCGTCAACGAACTGAGCCGCAGGGGCTTCTCCGTGCACTGGATCGACAACGGCAAGGAGGGGATGGTTTGCGCGCTGAGCGACGACTATGACGTGATCACGCTCGACCGGATGCTGCCCGGCATGGACGGCCTGTCGATTCTTACAACGATGCGCAGCATCGGCGTGACAACGCCGGTGCTGATGCTGAGCGCGCTCGGCGACGTCGACGAACGCGTACGCGGCCTGCGCGCCGGCGGTGACGACTACCTGACGAAACCGTTCGATCCCGAAGAGATGGTCGCGCGGCTCGAAGTGCTGCTACGCCGGCGCAACGCACCGATGCCGCAATCGGAAGCGGTGCTGAACGTCGGCCCGATCGAGCTGGACCTTGTGTCTCGTAAGGTTCGCCGCGATGGCGAGGAGATCGCCTTGCTGCCCACCGAATACCGCGTGCTCGAATACATGATGCGTCATGCGGGCCGCACCATCACGCGCACGATGCTGTTCGAAGCGGTGTGGGGCTACCACTTCGATCCGGGCACGAACCTGATCGACGTACATATGGGACGCCTGCGCAGAAAGCTCGATCCACCCGGTGCGCGCGCGATGATCCACACGATGCGCGGGTCTGGCTATATGTTCGGCGAGGAGCAACGTTGA